The DNA segment ataGATTCAAAATATTGAACCGTACGATTCAAtatttgtaaaatatatatttttaagtcttttcagtttttttaaagtatttgtttttgtaaaaactgggaaaaaaaatatttttttaaaaatacttttaaaaactgaaaaatatatattctgtaaaaactagaaaaagaaaggaatttgcaaaatatatatttttaagtctatTCAGTATTTTTAAAGTATTGTTTTTGTAAATACtggaattattttttaaaaaaaaaaaaactggaaaCAAAAGCTCtcctaaagcagtggactacatatgcattagttttttaaaaaaataaaaatattttgcaaaattttttttttttcaatttgacggttcaatattttttcggtttatttttattaCTGAATGAGGAAAATAGCAGTATTAGACCCATTCTTTAGCGGCAGGGTCATTAGTGAGCTCAAATTTAAATGAgggttataattgatccattttGAATAACACAGGGGCATTATTAGACTCATTTTATAACGGCAGGGTCATTTTTGGATTCAAATTTAAACGGgggttataattgatccatttcgaaTACCACAAGGTCATTTTTGGGCCTTTACGTGTACCCTatttattacatttattttaaaagaaattcacttTATTCAAATCTAGTTATAGTGTTTTAAAGAGCTATaattataggattttaaatgtaaaagagttttatagttatatgggtattttattttcttttttgccaGATGCGAACTACTATTTAAATAATTTGAATtaagataacaaaagttcctaatatGATTGCATATGaccattaaccgaattaagtatgataacatgataacaaaagataaattacttttttattttaattcaaatttaaaaactttatctatagattcaaaattatcctttaatatatatatatatatatatatatatatatatatatatatatatatatatatatatatatatatatatatatatatatgactaaCAAAgttaaatatagaataaagttaccatatacaaTTTGTAttttgccacttggcttaaccacaatgccaattatatatggtaattttattcctttaatatatatatcagtgttttaaaaggcgtatatatatatatatatatatagattcctTAAATAATTCATAAACAAATATTGTAAAATTGAGAAAATCTGCCGATGATCATGGAAGTAATCTTCAGATTCTTGTACCATTTATCATTCACAATAATACAATTATTTCATGATTCCTACGCGTCCTAGCACATGGTCAATATTAAAATGTTACTAGTAAAATTGTTCGCGCTTCACACGGTTAATCATAAGtaacttttaattatttaaaggcAAATCTACAATTGATTTTGCACAGGTAATGCGATTTTTTGAGTTAAAATAgtggttgatgaatttaaagagaaaattgggggtgttggcctaaagttcataatatgaatttttgagttttgaacatcgatttggagttggaattgagtgaaattagtatggttgaacttgtaattggatgggttgtcaaattttgtgagtttcgttggattctgagacgtgggccccactggcgatttttggagtgtaatttcggatttgtGGAAAACATTATAATTTTGGTATGGAaataattcctataaattgtgtggactgaatcaaatttattgtggctagattcgagccgttcaggagttgatacgcgcagaatgggatttctggagcattgtttagcttgctcggcattggattcgtcttgttcgagctaagtaactcttctaatcttggagttgagggtatgaaccctgattatatgtgttatgtatttggtattgaggtgacgcacatgctaggtgataggcgtgtgggcgtgcaccatatgaATTGTGACTCAGTTGTTTTCAtagcactgtatagtggtcctactttgttgttgttcgtgttttcaccatgtgataaagtaattgagttggcaatcatgctagatatgatgtttaggctttatgacgatactgctaggacccatagtggtcgtttcttgctgtcatttcactgatttcattgatattttgtactcagtcatattcatgcattcatatcatatctcagtctcaattgttatctatttatacatcatatcattattgttgggCAAGTTTCATGACATTATAAACCTGTGAGTAagaatggagagattgatgactgagtgaagtcggtggcctgtttgtgaggatattgaaactaaagcgcgtgagttgtccgtgcagcacgtgagttatccttgcggatccaggtattgatattatggcatgtgagttgtccgtgcggattatagctcttgggctgtagaagcccctctagagtctacacacccccagtgagcgcggttgatattattgagggatggatcttccttggacatggatcttgtccgaaggattatatacctggagatggatcttctccacgggctggattggccctactcggtactgagtgactgatgattagttgatgtgtatattccgggatggatcttccttgggccggATTGgacatatacagtaccgagtgattgggcatgatgagtgaaatgtgtgagaaagtgagattgagtactctgagagtgtgagtacatgagttcatctctaagatacattgcattgacatgcacacatgacatacaggcataaagatgtatttttctcatgttgtacggtatcacatcattcatgatttctcacacatgttgacagatgggcatagtaatgcatttgttttacactggttatctagaaagaaaatgaaacatcttatatattattgaaaggattttggaaaaattattgttttcaaacttattcatatttttggcaactccggtatacgatttgggttttcattgatgtacttgaaaggcataactattttcagaaatcatgtttttgttAGGCATTTaattgttgagttacttctggtattacttgttttatgttgttatgaactattattggttattgaagttgggacccgaccttggtacaagctcgtcactactttcaacctaaggttaggtttgttacttatagagtacatggagtcggttgtactcatattacacttctgcaccttgcgtgcagatgttggctgctgatgttgttgtgttcattgggagctggatctgaagatgtacctgcgttccggttgtaacTGCATCTTGTTTATGGtggccttagattcataaaactctatttatatacttttcaaacagatgatgtatttacttcataccagctttgtatactctattcttagaagctcatgatttgtactaccagttcttggggaatatataagattaagatttttatttacttaaattgctttaataattattattggaattggatagttgataattgtcttacctaacaggttgggttaggtgccatcatgactagttggattttgggtcatgacatcccAGTAGCGTACCATAGACGTGCTCGAATTCAGCTACTCAAAGGAAACtcgaggtataactgcacagcgcccgcagttctgaagtccccttctatcttatcttagctgtgtattatctttcaaacatcttgaattttattcagaccgttatttgtattattcaagtagctcgtgcacttgtgacaccagattcagggatgtattttgataattcgttatttatggtcttccgcactttatttcagtaattgacttctaTTAATTTAAGTTGCTTTAAAATGGGTAAGATTatttttaacgttggcttgcctagcaagtgaaatgttaggccccatcacggtcctgaaagtaaaaatttcgggtcgttacagtaatgTTTCTTTCTCTAGCATCTAGGTTTACATCATTATATAGGGAAAAGGTCCAAAAATAACCTTGTGGTATTtgaaatggatcaattataacccCCGTTTAAATTTGAGTCCAAAAATAACCATGCCGTTATAAAATGGGTCTAATAATGCCCTTGTGTTATTCaaaatggatcaattataacccTCATTTAAATTTGAGCTCACTAATGACCCTGTCATTAAAGAATGGGTCTAATACTGCTATTTCCCTAAGTCAATAATGATTAGGGGTGcaaatgaatatttaaaaaccgactaaaccgacatAATCGTACCGtgccgaaccgatttttaggtttttttttaataaaaccgtatgtttttatataaatctataacggTACCGATAATTatggtagattttttattttataaaaataaaccgaaaaaatattgAACCGTACGGTTCaatatttgcaaaatatatatttttaagtcttttcagtttttttaaagtatttgtttttgtaaaaactggaaatttttttttttttttaaaaatacttttaaaaactgaaaaatatatattctgtaaaaactagaaaaagaaaggaatttgcaaaatatatatttttaagtcttttcagtatttttaaagtattatttttgtaaatactggaattattttaaaaaaaaaaaaaaactggaaacaaaaactctcctaaagcagtggactacatatgcattagtttttttaaaaaataaaaatattttgcaaatttttttttttttcaatttgacggttcaatattttttcggtttatttttattaCTGAGTGAAGAAAATAGCAGTATTAGACCCATTCTTTAGCGGCAGGGTCATTAGTGAGCTCAAATTTAAATGAgggttataattgatccattttGAATAACACAGGGGCATTATTAGACTCATTTTATAACGGCAGGGTTATTTTTGGACTCAAATTTAAACGGGGattataattgatccatttcgaaTACCACAAGGTCATTTTTGGGCCTTTACGTGTACCCTatttattacatttattttaaaagaaattcacttTATTCAAATCTAGTTATAGTGTTTTAAAGAGCTATaattataggattttaaatgtaaaagagttttatagttatatgggtattttattttcttttttgccaGATGCGAACTACTATTTAAATAATTTGAATtaagataacaaaagttcctaatatGATTGCATATGaccattaaccgaattaagtatgataacatgataacaaaagataaattacttttttattttaattcaaatttaaaaactttatctatagattcaaaattatcctttaatatatatatatatatatatatatatatatatatatatatatatatatatatatatatatatatatttgtatttgacTAACATAAATAGAATAAAGTTACCTTATAATATTggcatttattagcttgccacttggatTAACCACAATGCCAATtatatatgataattttattcctttaatatatatatagattgaaatagaaaattttgaaacggcatatatatatatatagattcctTAAATAATTCATAAACAAATATTGTAAAATTGAGAAAATCTGCCGATGATCATGGAAGTAATCTTCAGATTCTTGTACCATTTATCATTCACAATAATACAATTATTTCATGATTCCTACGCGTCCTAGCACATGGTCAATATTAAAATGTTACTAGTAAAATTGTTCGCGCTTCACACGGTTAATCATAAGTAACTTTTAATTATTGAAAGGCAAATCTACTATTGATTTTGCACAGGTAATGCGATTTTTTGAGTTAAAATAGTGGTTGAATAATTTGAAGACTAGTATAAATGAATTGTCCATGAGATCAAGAGGATGTTCCTTGAGAATCATCTTGCATTATAAATAGTAAAACATTGCTATAACGTAAAATCTTCATTCGTCCAATGACATTAAATtctagtttcaccaataggaaaGATGAACAATAAATGAAAAAAACAAGCATACAAAGGAAAATAGATATACATTATATGCAGTGAGGGAATATATAATATAAGATCAACAAGGGATTGTGACATGCCCAAGAGATAGCTAGGCACTCTTGCTGCAAATTATCCATTGCTCTCAATTAAAGGGACGGCCCATTTCACAAGGCATCCTATATTCACGCATGGGTGTAATATGGGCAGCCTATCCTAATGGAAGTATTAGTGACTGATTTCACGATCTATTGCTCTCTGTTGGCAAATCTTGGCctccattcagtccatcccttcACAACGTCTTCGCCACTCTCCAAACGAAGCAAATGCTGACACTCGACATTGCTGGAGTTGGCCAAATTACCCACTGCATTTTGCAATACGGATGTGAGAGATTGTAGCACACTGTCTCTTCTGCACTCACGTCGGTACTCCAACGTCATGCGAACAAGCTCATAACCCTCTAGTTCTTGCATAGGTGCACTCTGCAGTAAAATACATTGTCCCAAACAATCATAAGCCCAAAAGATATGTAAATGAGATTCCAAGAACTATGGataatttttctttagtaatctgcccggtgcactaagctccctaTATGCGGGGTCCTTGGAAGGGCCGGACTACAacggtctattgtacgcaacttTAGCCTGTATTTCTGCGGCTCGaaccgtgacctcctggtcacatgacaacaactttatcagttaCGTCAAGACTCCCcttcataatttttctttagtaTATTCAGCTAATGACACGTGAAAAAACAACATAGTTGACAATTCTGGAATTCTCACCAGCTATATTCATATTCGTCAATAACACACAATTAGAAGACAatggaaacaaaaaaaatattatagaaATGAAAATGCTCTGTTTAGTCTCTTTTGACTTTCCTGTTTTATTCAGACATCTAAGGATTATCACTTGGATTAGTAAAACTTCCATCAAACTTTTCTATAAAAACATGTCTATATAACATTCATTCATTATAAAAGACAAGTTTTTCTCGTAATCgaaaatttatattatattataatatatgtcctCTATAATAGTATTTCACTATAGCCGCCAAAATATTTCGAAATAAACGAATCTATTATAGAGAAGTTTGATTGTATTAGGTAAATGATGATTGATTAAAGAGCATACTGATACAAGACACAACATAACTCCTTCACATTATTAAAGGGAATGTGGTGAAGGGAAAaataagaacaagaaagatgtacCTCAAGAATCCAGCCAATGTACTTGACATTATTAACATGCTGGTTCACGTCTAGATCACTCCATTTTGGCTATTGAATTAACAAACCAGCAGTAATTActaaaaattttattaaaaagaCATTATATCATTCttgaagtattttttttccttaCAGTTAAACCAGTACGAGTGTAGTCTGCTGTGATCTCGTCAAGTTTTGGTAACTTCTTGCTGTCCCAATCAAGAACCCGAGGCAAATCCACAAAATTAACTTCAATTTCAGTTTTAACCTGACCTGGTATTTTAGATAATTTCCTCGTCTCTTCATTCATCATTACCCATAAGCTGTAAACAACCATATATAAACATACTACTACTAGAGACCATAAGAAAGTTGTAGCATTTGCCACAAAATAGCTGAACTAAAAGTGAAGGCTTCATCAAACTGTGGGGAGTAAGATGCAAACTAATATTccctctgtcccaatttatgttTGGAAACTACGTAAAAAGAGTACTATAAgtcataataattaataattcaaaGTATTTAAAAGACGTATAAAAGAATCGCGGTCAAAGAAGGATTTGTTTGACTCTTGAAATCTGAACATCTTCACATATATAGGAAGTATCTACCTGGAAGCTCTCATCAATATATCCCTTGTATTACTATCACGGACAAGCCAATCACGCCGCATTCCATTCTTCCCTGAAGCAGCTATCCAAGTGTCTATTTGAACAACATCGCCCCTGAGCAAAAGAAATCAAAGCAGTATCATAAGTCCAAGTGATTAATTTCTTCACAATGGCAAAAGAAAATGTGCAATTAGAAATCCAGGAACAGATTTTGATATAAGCAGAATCAAGAAAAGACAAATAATCACCATATTCAACCAACTTAAGGGCTCGAGCCATAGAAACAGTCAGTGGCGGACCCAAAATTTTGTGCAACCGGGTTCAATCTTATAAGTATATAAATTTAGTGGTAAAATAgtagtttaatcctaatttatacttttacacaatattatttttttgtgaagCGGGTTCAACTGAATCCGCTAGCCACCACTTAGGTCCGCCACTGAAAAACTATCTACATCACACtctttaaggcttaagagtgaaCTTTTCTCTAGCTCCTCTCGGGGGGAACTGAAACCATAAAATCAAGAGCAGAAACTTACCAAGTAGGATAGCGATCCACCAAAACCTGCATCTTCGCGACAACCCAAATCAAATTTCTTTTGGACATTTCTGGAGTTGACCCGAACCCATCCCCCATAAGTCCTACACTCTTCGCGTGGTTTAGAGATGTTTCCTgcagtacaaccaactcaatcttatgaaGTATATTTATATAGTAATAAGGGGGTAATCTGATTCTGAACCGATAACTATTGATTCGgcgtatacatatatatgtaaagACCTACCAAAATATATTAAATctcaataaatataaatatatatgtcaTTTTCCCTGATATCAAACACACATTCAGTTTAATGCGCAAATTCCAAAAATGCTATGCCAACCTGCAAAAGATTCATCATCGTTTCTATAGACGCAGCCCTATCAGCCCCGATTTCATATGACCTGATGCTGAAACTTTGACGAAAAACAAAGCCATCTTGCATGAGTTTTCCCTGTCCAAAAGGGTCGATATTGAGCCTATGATCGTGCTTAAGGCAAACGTTTGATCCATTCACATGCGGCGATGCTTGAGAATTCGCCTTAATTTGTAGGCTACAAATAGAACACTTCTTATAATTGTCTACTCGCGGTGCATCAATACTTCCTCCTAGCTTTCCTGATGCGCTTTCTCTAAATTCAGGTGAATAATTTGCGACGGGGAAAAATGCACCAGTAGTAGCAGTTACAATCATGATCAAAATATTCAACACAGTATTATAAGGAGTTCAGTTTGGATCAAAGAACCCGTTAAAATAGATTCTCCTAATACTTTTGATAATTTGGACTTTTCCTTTTCTGAGGGCTTTTGAAAAAACTTGAAATTTTTGAAGAGAGAAAGGAAGCAGATGATATAATTAGGTCGTAGGGGGTTGATATTGGGCGTGTAGCCACGCCTTTTTATATATACCTACCTGTCCTCTCCCGCGCGCATCGTGTTTAACTTGGACTAATTAACCTCCCCTCTTATATAGGTTATTAGATGGTTGTGACCGGTTTAATTGGACCCATAACTTTTGACGTAGAGTAAAAAATTATATGTAAacattattaaaattttaaaaatagtagatatgaacacataattttaaaaatataataagttcaatactaaaatttttaaaaattaaacccatataatttaaatcatgaatccgCACCTGAGGTGCCTACGAATTTGTTTAATCTAAAATCTAAAACTATGGCAGAGGGGTAGTTTTGGTCGCAGCTCATATGCTTCGAACTCGTGACTTCGAAACCCGACACCGCGACACGTATCGTTATTTTGGTGTACCACGTACAGAATCCGAATTAAAGCATGAAGGTTGTCTTATCAGTTGATTAACAAAAATGCAGTGGAAAATTAATGTGTAAACGATCATTTATTAGTAGACTTAACAAAGTCATCTTAGCCCCACTACCCAACCGCCAGTCATTACAGCTCAAACTACCAAGAAATATTCCTTTCATTTTAAAAAGAAGGAATTATTACAAGATTTGAAACCCATGTTAAATTCTCTGAGACAAATACCCGATTTGTGATTAGCTTTGATTTGCATTATTTTACTTGTAAGTAATGGCTGTTCTACGTTTAACCCTCTATGCATAAATCATTTGTTAGAAAATTTAGTAATTTGAAAACGAGAACAAGGAAAGCTTGGAGCGTGAGAACAACATTGCCTGCATTTTAATTGAGGAAAATACAGACAATCTTCTTCGGGATATAACAAGCCAAGATCATACATGCAAGGTTTTCTATACCACTTTGTAATGAAAACTGTTATTTGTAGAGCAAAGACAAGACCTTTTGGAAGAGACGCTTCTAAATAGACATGTTCAGTTTTATCCAAActcaaatttaaaatttaaaattctatGCTTGCATTaatagtcgtgtcaaacaattaAGTCCCTTATGGAATCGGTCTTGGATAATTCTCACATTTTGTGCTAATTTTTAGAATCGAGTTAGATTCAATGTTTATTTCTTTATCATAGTATCAGAGTCAGACTCATTTTAATTTTAGTGTTTATCCAATGTGCTCAACTTGATAAATTCTTCTGAACGATTAGCAGGTTCATTAATTAGTTGATGAAACTCTTACCAAGCTTAAAATCCTAAGATTCAATTTAGTAGGTTCCTTGCTCCCCTTCCCTATATGAAAAAGAGCTATAAAGAGAACTGCAACAACTATTTACTAGAATGCACGGTCGAGTCTAATTAATTACTCCCTCCATCCTATTTACAGAGTCAAACGAGTATTCATTTGACCACCATATTTTCATatgattttttaaatattttaaattattaattattttgactTATATTATACTCTTTATGTAACTTCTGaacatgtaaattttattttaaatacttaAAGATTCTATGTTTAAATTGGCGATCAAAATTTTAACTCTCGAAATTTAAACTATATCATATAAATTAAGATGTAGGGTAGCTGCCAACTTAATAACTTGTCTGGTATTCCGTTAATGTATTTTTCAATATTCGCCCCAAAAGAAACAGATAATGATACTATAAATAG comes from the Nicotiana tabacum cultivar K326 chromosome 14, ASM71507v2, whole genome shotgun sequence genome and includes:
- the LOC107793720 gene encoding palmitoyl-acyl carrier protein thioesterase, chloroplastic isoform X1 — protein: MIVTATTGAFFPVANYSPEFRESASGKLGGSIDAPRVDNYKKCSICSLQIKANSQASPHVNGSNVCLKHDHRLNIDPFGQGKLMQDGFVFRQSFSIRSYEIGADRAASIETMMNLLQETSLNHAKSVGLMGDGFGSTPEMSKRNLIWVVAKMQVLVDRYPTWGDVVQIDTWIAASGKNGMRRDWLVRDSNTRDILMRASSLWVMMNEETRKLSKIPGQVKTEIEVNFVDLPRVLDWDSKKLPKLDEITADYTRTGLTPKWSDLDVNQHVNNVKYIGWILESAPMQELEGYELVRMTLEYRRECRRDSVLQSLTSVLQNAVGNLANSSNVECQHLLRLESGEDVVKGWTEWRPRFANREQ
- the LOC107793720 gene encoding palmitoyl-acyl carrier protein thioesterase, chloroplastic isoform X2 — translated: MIVTATTGAFFPVANYSPEFRESASGKLGGSIDAPRVDNYKKCSICSLQIKANSQASPHVNGSNVCLKHDHRLNIDPFGQGKLMQDGFVFRQSFSIRSYEIGADRAASIETMMNLLQETSLNHAKSVGLMGDGFGSTPEMSKRNLIWVVAKMQVLVDRYPTWGDVVQIDTWIAASGKNGMRRDWLVRDSNTRDILMRASSLWVMMNEETRKLSKIPGQVKTEIEVNFVDLPRVLDWDSKKLPKLDEITADYTRTGLTPKWSDLDVNQHVNNVKYIGWILEEVTVRAAEIQAKVAYNRPL